From Mycolicibacterium nivoides, a single genomic window includes:
- a CDS encoding mycoredoxin encodes MTATPTALTMYTTTWCGYCSRLKTALKSEGISWTEVDIEQDPAAAEFVGSVNGGNHVVPTVKFADGSTLTNPTIKQVKAKLS; translated from the coding sequence ATGACTGCTACACCGACTGCTCTGACCATGTACACCACCACCTGGTGCGGCTACTGCTCGCGGCTCAAGACCGCGCTGAAGTCCGAGGGCATCTCGTGGACCGAGGTCGACATCGAGCAGGATCCGGCTGCAGCCGAGTTCGTCGGCTCCGTCAACGGCGGCAACCATGTGGTGCCGACCGTGAAGTTCGCCGACGGGTCGACGCTGACCAACCCCACCATCAAGCAGGTCAAGGCCAAGCTCAGCTGA
- a CDS encoding potassium channel family protein encodes MAKGRLRRRLAAMDSNLTSRPDAALVDVLRIPEPFISPARKIFMRVLYALGALFAAVLIVYADRYGYRDNDSAPDANNPLSFLDCLYYATVSLSTTGYGDITPYTDSARLVNVIVITPLRVAFLIVLIGTTVETLTTQSRQALKIQRWRNKVRNHTVVVGYGTKGRTAVAAMVGDEVSPADIVVVDENAAALERAKAAGLVTVHGDATNSGVLRLAGAQHAKSIIVAADNDASAVLVTLTARELAPKAKIIAAVRESDNLHLLKQSGADSTVVSSETAGRLLGLATQTPSVVEMMEDLLTPDAGFAIAEREVTPKEEGGSPRHLHDIVLGVVRDGSLVRVDAPEVDALEAGDRLLYIRSADTER; translated from the coding sequence GTGGCTAAAGGCAGGCTGCGGCGCCGCCTCGCCGCGATGGACTCGAACCTGACCTCGCGCCCGGACGCCGCGCTCGTGGATGTGTTGCGCATCCCCGAACCGTTCATCAGTCCGGCGCGCAAGATCTTCATGCGGGTGCTGTACGCGCTGGGGGCGCTGTTCGCGGCGGTGCTCATCGTCTACGCGGATCGTTACGGTTACCGGGACAACGACAGCGCCCCGGATGCCAACAATCCGCTCTCGTTCCTGGACTGTCTCTATTACGCGACGGTGTCACTGTCGACGACCGGCTACGGCGACATCACGCCGTATACGGATTCGGCGCGTCTGGTCAACGTCATCGTCATCACGCCGCTGCGGGTGGCCTTCCTGATCGTTCTCATCGGTACCACCGTGGAAACCCTGACCACCCAATCCCGGCAGGCGCTGAAGATTCAGCGATGGAGGAACAAAGTGCGTAACCACACCGTCGTCGTCGGATACGGCACCAAGGGCCGCACAGCGGTCGCGGCGATGGTCGGCGATGAGGTCTCCCCGGCCGACATCGTCGTCGTCGACGAGAACGCGGCCGCGCTGGAACGCGCCAAGGCCGCCGGGCTGGTGACCGTGCACGGCGACGCCACCAATTCCGGTGTCCTGCGACTGGCCGGGGCCCAGCACGCCAAGTCGATCATCGTGGCGGCGGACAATGACGCCAGTGCGGTACTGGTCACACTGACTGCCCGTGAGTTGGCGCCCAAGGCCAAGATCATCGCGGCGGTGCGGGAATCGGACAACCTGCATCTGCTCAAGCAGTCAGGTGCGGACTCCACGGTGGTGTCCTCCGAGACCGCCGGCCGGTTGCTCGGTCTCGCGACGCAGACCCCCAGCGTGGTGGAGATGATGGAGGACCTGCTGACTCCCGATGCCGGCTTCGCCATCGCCGAACGTGAGGTGACGCCCAAGGAGGAGGGCGGCTCGCCACGGCACCTGCACGACATCGTGCTGGGTGTGGTGCGTGACGGCAGTCTGGTGCGGGTCGATGCGCCGGAGGTCGATGCGCTGGAGGCCGGGGACCGGCTGCTCTACATCCGCAGTGCGGACACCGAGCGATGA
- the nudC gene encoding NAD(+) diphosphatase, producing MTERLTFGLRNVPLLSRVGADRADALRTDIDAATEGWQDALLLRVDRRNQVLISGGQVVLGKASSLSADKPPEHAVFLGRLGDGRHVWGVRSALEAPDDPDAAAEVLDLRRAGEVFDDVSAQLVATATALLNWHDRARFSAVDGAATRSAKGGWSRVDPVSGHEEFPRIDPAVICLVHDGHDRAVLARQTAWPERLFSILAGFVEAGESFETCVAREIAEEVGLTVTDVQYLGSQPWPFPRSLMVGFHAIGDPEQPFSFNDGEIAEADWFTRAEIREALAQGDWSAADGDSPSRLLLPGSISIAREIIESWAALD from the coding sequence ATGACCGAACGCCTCACCTTCGGCCTGCGCAACGTCCCCCTGCTCTCGCGGGTCGGTGCCGATCGTGCCGATGCGCTGCGTACCGATATCGATGCGGCAACCGAGGGCTGGCAGGACGCGCTGTTGCTGCGGGTCGACCGACGCAACCAGGTACTGATCTCGGGTGGCCAGGTGGTGCTCGGGAAGGCCTCGAGCCTGAGTGCGGACAAGCCGCCGGAACACGCGGTGTTCCTGGGCCGGCTGGGCGATGGGCGGCATGTCTGGGGAGTCCGCAGTGCGCTGGAGGCGCCGGACGACCCCGATGCGGCCGCCGAGGTGCTCGATCTACGCCGGGCCGGTGAGGTCTTCGACGACGTCAGCGCGCAGTTGGTGGCGACCGCCACCGCGCTGCTGAACTGGCATGACCGGGCCCGGTTCAGTGCGGTGGACGGTGCGGCGACGAGGTCGGCGAAAGGCGGCTGGTCGCGGGTCGACCCGGTCAGCGGGCACGAGGAGTTCCCCCGCATCGATCCGGCGGTGATCTGTCTGGTCCATGACGGCCACGACCGTGCGGTGCTGGCCCGGCAGACGGCGTGGCCCGAACGGTTGTTCTCGATCCTGGCCGGATTCGTCGAGGCCGGAGAATCCTTCGAGACCTGTGTGGCGCGTGAGATCGCCGAGGAGGTCGGCCTCACGGTGACCGATGTGCAGTACCTGGGCAGCCAGCCGTGGCCGTTCCCGCGGTCGCTGATGGTCGGCTTCCATGCCATCGGCGACCCGGAACAGCCGTTCTCATTCAACGACGGCGAGATCGCCGAGGCCGACTGGTTCACCCGGGCCGAGATCCGCGAGGCGCTCGCTCAGGGGGACTGGAGCGCCGCTGACGGCGATTCACCTTCGAGGCTGCTGCTGCCCGGATCGATCTCCATTGCCCGCGAGATCATCGAGTCCTGGGCGGCCCTGGACTGA